One part of the Gossypium raimondii isolate GPD5lz chromosome 1, ASM2569854v1, whole genome shotgun sequence genome encodes these proteins:
- the LOC105783156 gene encoding protein MIZU-KUSSEI 1: protein MRMMIDLGSQRGPLHINTIDMATSVECGREVRFRRSLWSLVECMVPCCGLPPSMSGTVSSDTESSHGSITTSTSISTSTSTITGTFFGYRKGRVSFCLQDDSRSSPLLLLELGVPTAYLAREMQYGLLRIALECDDKSKERCGLYNVPVWSMYCNGRKVGFAIKRKMSSNDAAVLKLMQSVSVGAGVLPVSPKCEEDGELMYMRASFQRVIGSPHSHSFHMLNPLGSTAQELSIFLFRS from the coding sequence ATGAGGATGATGATAGACTTGGGGAGCCAGAGAGGGCCTCTCCATATAAATACAATAGATATGGCAACCTCTGTGGAGTGTGGGCGGGAAGTTAGGTTCCGGCGATCCTTATGGTCCCTGGTGGAATGTATGGTCCCTTGTTGCGGCTTACCGCCTTCAATGTCAGGCACAGTTTCTAGCGACACGGAATCAAGCCATGGCTCAATCACTACTTCAACGTCAATTTCAACTTCAACATCAACCATCACGGGGACTTTCTTCGGGTACAGGAAGGGGCGCGTGAGCTTCTGCCTGCAGGATGACAGCCGAAGCTCTCCGCTTTTACTGTTGGAGTTGGGTGTCCCTACTGCTTACCTTGCCAGAGAGATGCAGTACGGTCTGCTGAGGATAGCGCTGGAGTGCGACGACAAGAGCAAAGAGAGATGCGGGCTTTATAACGTCCCCGTTTGGTCCATGTACTGCAATGGAAGAAAGGTGGGGTTTGCCATTAAGAGGAAGATGAGCAGCAATGATGCGGCGGTGCTTAAGCTCATGCAGTCCGTGTCGGTGGGAGCCGGAGTTTTGCCGGTTTCTCCAAAGTGTGAAGAGGACGGGGAGCTGATGTATATGCGAGCTAGTTTCCAGAGGGTCATTGGCTCACCTCATTCCCACTCATTTCACATGCTTAATCCACTGGGTAGCACTGCTCAGGAACTCAGTATCTTCCTATTCAGATCCTGA
- the LOC105783162 gene encoding uncharacterized protein LOC105783162 codes for MGACFSYEIPEFSESGSRPTAHVVSLNGDLHKYNPPVCASQVLHAEASSSSSSSSSSSSSIFLCNSDSLSYDDYVPALNADHQLQPNQIYFVLPVSKLQQRLASKDMAALAVKASVAIQNDSRNDSNRRKKARINPVMVVAQSVVDPVGASTASAPTPSSTKSFTKSQTQPQPAGMSRSASFRKLQRYTSRRAKLAVRSFKLRLSTIYEGSVL; via the coding sequence ATGGGTGCCTGTTTCTCTTACGAAATCCCTGAATTTTCAGAATCTGGGTCTCGCCCAACAGCTCATGTTGTTTCCCTCAACGGTGATCTTCATAAATATAATCCCCCGGTCTGCGCCTCTCAGGTTCTTCACGCCGAagcctcctcctcctcctcctcctcctcttcttcttcctcctccatCTTCCTTTGCAACTCGGATAGCTTATCTTACGACGATTACGTTCCGGCCTTGAATGCGGACCATCAACTGCAACCCAATCAGATATACTTCGTGCTTCCCGTTTCCAAGCTTCAGCAGCGATTGGCTTCCAAGGATATGGCCGCTTTGGCCGTCAAAGCCAGCGTTGCTATCCAGAATGACTCTAGAAACGATTCTAATCGGCGCAAGAAAGCCCGAATTAACCCTGTGATGGTGGTAGCTCAATCTGTTGTTGATCCTGTTGGCGCTTCTACCGCATCAGCCCCAACACCCAGCAGCACCAAGTCCTTTACCAAGTCCCAGACTCAACCTCAGCCAGCTGGGATGtcaagatctgcttcttttaGAAAATTGCAGCGATACACATCCAGACGAGCCAAATTGGCCGTTCGTTCTTTTAAGCTAAGGCTGTCCACTATTTACGAAGGCTCCGTTCTGTAA